One window from the genome of Alnus glutinosa chromosome 13, dhAlnGlut1.1, whole genome shotgun sequence encodes:
- the LOC133854730 gene encoding transcription factor MYB3-like, translating into MAPKNEGSAKKVMNKGAWTAEEDQKLSQYIEIHGAKRWKTIALKAGLNRCGKSCRLRWLNYLRPNIKRGNISDAEEDLILRLHKLLGNRWSLIAGRLPGRTDNEIKNYWNSHLSKKINNKEKTVLEASTPPENMPPKIYTRTDVEGARGAGTSEGNFDINEFFDFTAEGSYGLDWVNKFLELDEDPWLTDKKVSIV; encoded by the exons atggCACCAAAAAATGAAGGATCAGCTAAGAAAGTAATGAACAAAGGAGCATGGACAGCAGAGGAAGATCAAAAGCTGTCTCAGTACATTGAAATCCATGGTGCAAAGAGGTGGAAGACAATTGCACTCAAAGCAG gtttaAATCGGTGTGGGAAGAGTTGTAGATTGAGATGGTTGAATTATCTGAGACCCAATATCAAAAGAGGCAACATATCTGATGCAGAAGAGGATTTGATACTCAGGCTTCATAAGCTGCTAGGGAACAg GTGGTCTCTAATTGCTGGGAGGCTCCCAGGGCGAACGGACAACGAGATAAAGAATTATTGGAATTCTCATTTgagcaagaaaataaataacaaggaGAAAACAGTACTAGAGGCTTCAACCCCACCGGAGAATATGCCTCCGAAAATTTACACCCGTACTGATGTGGAGGGTGCTAGAGGAGCCGGGACTTCTGAGGGAAACTTCGATATAAACGAGTTCTTTGACTTCACCGCTGAAGGATCATATGGTTTAGATTGGGTGAACAAGTTTCTTGAACTCGACGAGGATCCTTGGCTCACTGATAAAAAGGTGAGCATTGtgtaa